The Thomasclavelia ramosa DSM 1402 genome includes a region encoding these proteins:
- a CDS encoding alpha/beta hydrolase — protein sequence MALVQVNFISQSLKRTVSMNVILPVDKFLFKGNCQPVKEYKTLYLLHGLLGNYTDWVTRTRIQEWAEAKNLVVVMPSGDNSFYVDQEVKNNDFGIFIGTELIEVTRRMFHLSNRRDDTFIAGLSMGGFGTLRNGLKYYQNFGYIAALSSALNIFELPVHDESRCVMGEDSCFGDIDEAYLSDKNPKVCLENLIQAKKEDNTIVFPKIYMACGCDDELIGVNRKFKGYLENAGFDLVYKEDVGSHNWDFWNKYIQDVLEWLPLDPYEEGINSGNVK from the coding sequence ATGGCATTAGTACAAGTAAATTTTATTTCTCAAAGTTTAAAAAGAACAGTTTCAATGAATGTAATATTACCGGTTGATAAATTTCTTTTTAAAGGAAATTGTCAACCAGTTAAAGAATATAAAACTTTATATTTATTACATGGTTTATTAGGAAATTATACTGACTGGGTAACACGAACAAGAATACAAGAATGGGCAGAAGCAAAGAACTTAGTTGTAGTCATGCCATCTGGTGATAATTCTTTTTATGTGGATCAAGAAGTAAAGAACAATGACTTCGGTATATTTATTGGAACTGAACTTATTGAAGTTACTAGAAGGATGTTTCATTTATCTAATCGTCGGGATGATACTTTTATTGCCGGACTTTCAATGGGTGGATTTGGTACTCTAAGAAATGGGTTGAAATATTATCAAAATTTTGGATATATTGCAGCTTTATCAAGTGCTCTAAATATTTTCGAATTACCAGTTCACGATGAATCAAGATGTGTAATGGGTGAAGATAGTTGTTTTGGTGATATTGATGAAGCATATCTGAGTGATAAGAATCCAAAAGTTTGTTTGGAAAATTTAATTCAGGCAAAAAAAGAAGACAATACTATTGTTTTTCCTAAGATATATATGGCTTGTGGATGTGATGATGAACTAATTGGAGTAAATCGAAAATTTAAAGGCTATTTAGAAAATGCTGGTTTTGATTTAGTTTATAAAGAGGATGTAGGAAGTCATAATTGGGATTTTTGGAATAAATATATTCAAGATGTATTAGAATGGTTACCTTTGGATCCTTATGAAGAAGGAATTAACAGCGGTAATGTTAAATAG
- a CDS encoding putative quinol monooxygenase — MSITVNIYYTGINGNARKFAEEMVTSGIVDAIKAEKGNERYEYFFSMNDPETILLIDSWKDQKSIDAHHATIMMEQITELRNKYDLHMKVERYTSNEENITSADKKFIRL; from the coding sequence ATGTCTATCACAGTAAACATTTATTACACTGGAATAAACGGAAATGCTAGAAAATTTGCAGAAGAAATGGTGACCAGCGGTATTGTTGATGCTATTAAAGCAGAAAAAGGAAATGAAAGATATGAGTATTTCTTTTCCATGAATGATCCAGAAACCATACTTTTAATTGATAGTTGGAAAGATCAAAAATCAATTGATGCTCATCATGCTACTATAATGATGGAGCAAATTACAGAATTAAGAAATAAATATGATCTTCATATGAAGGTAGAACGCTATACTTCTAATGAAGAAAACATAACTTCTGCTGACAAAAAATTTATTCGATTGTAA
- a CDS encoding fructose bisphosphate aldolase, with amino-acid sequence MNTKQLERMQYGKGFIAALDQSGGSTPKALKSYGIDESAYSNDKEMFDLIHQMRSRVITSKAFTSKHILGAILFEKTMDSQIEGVDTAEYLWLKKEIVPFLKIDKGLEVEKDGVQLMKPIPELEAILNKARDKYIFGTKMRSVILEADPAGIKKIVDQQFELGLQIAKTGLVPILEPEVSILSTSKKEAEELLLKEINEHLTLLDNDVKFIFKLSIPTIPDFYAELMKDSHVVRVVALSGGYDREQANGLLRENHGLIASFSRVLLSDLSINQTSVEFDTCLENVILQIYRASIV; translated from the coding sequence ATGAACACAAAACAATTAGAGCGTATGCAATATGGAAAAGGTTTTATCGCAGCGTTAGATCAAAGTGGTGGAAGTACACCAAAGGCATTAAAATCATATGGTATTGATGAATCAGCGTATAGTAATGATAAAGAAATGTTTGATTTAATTCATCAAATGCGTAGTCGTGTTATTACTAGTAAGGCTTTTACCTCTAAGCATATATTAGGTGCTATTTTGTTTGAAAAGACAATGGATTCTCAAATTGAGGGTGTAGATACTGCTGAATATTTATGGTTAAAGAAGGAAATCGTGCCATTTTTGAAAATTGACAAAGGATTAGAAGTAGAAAAAGATGGTGTTCAGTTAATGAAGCCAATTCCTGAACTGGAAGCAATATTAAACAAGGCAAGAGATAAATATATCTTTGGTACAAAAATGCGTAGTGTAATTTTGGAAGCCGATCCAGCAGGTATCAAGAAAATTGTTGATCAGCAGTTTGAATTAGGATTACAAATTGCTAAAACTGGGCTTGTACCTATTTTAGAGCCAGAGGTATCTATTTTAAGTACCTCAAAAAAAGAGGCTGAAGAATTGTTATTGAAAGAAATTAATGAGCATCTAACTTTATTAGACAATGATGTTAAATTTATATTTAAACTGTCCATTCCAACCATACCTGATTTTTACGCGGAACTTATGAAAGATTCCCATGTAGTTAGGGTTGTTGCTCTATCTGGCGGTTATGATAGAGAGCAGGCAAATGGGTTATTAAGGGAAAATCACGGGCTTATTGCGAGTTTTTCTAGAGTATTATTATCTGATTTATCAATAAATCAGACTAGTGTTGAGTTCGATACTTGTTTGGAGAATGTGATTCTTCAAATATATAGGGCATCTATTGTATAA
- a CDS encoding LysR family transcriptional regulator, translating into MNTQQLECFVRIADKLNFTKVAEELYITAPAVAHHIINLEELNTSLFIRTSKMVKSTEPGSLFYSEAKDILQKIYMVEKKVKKLASQKISILRIGCSSQVELEILEIPLIKLREEFPTVYPQIIIQDYFILKSLFDNKQLDILISTKEMIAEAHDYIFKKIKNISSYAIIAENSPFAKEKEICFIDLYDTPLTTLHPRFIPF; encoded by the coding sequence ATGAATACTCAACAATTAGAATGTTTTGTGCGAATAGCAGATAAATTGAATTTTACAAAGGTTGCTGAAGAATTATATATTACTGCTCCAGCAGTTGCCCATCATATCATAAATTTAGAAGAATTAAATACGTCATTATTTATCAGAACTTCCAAAATGGTAAAATCAACTGAGCCAGGCTCATTATTCTATAGTGAAGCAAAAGATATTCTCCAAAAAATATATATGGTTGAGAAAAAAGTTAAAAAACTAGCCAGTCAAAAAATTTCGATATTACGAATTGGCTGTTCTAGTCAAGTAGAACTTGAGATATTAGAAATACCATTAATAAAATTAAGAGAAGAATTTCCAACTGTTTATCCCCAGATTATTATTCAGGATTATTTTATTCTAAAATCTCTATTTGATAATAAACAATTAGACATTTTAATCAGTACAAAAGAGATGATTGCTGAGGCTCACGATTATATATTTAAAAAAATAAAAAACATTTCCAGTTATGCAATCATAGCTGAAAATTCCCCGTTTGCTAAAGAAAAAGAAATATGTTTTATAGATTTATATGATACACCACTTACTACTTTGCATCCCCGCTTTATCCCATTTTAA
- a CDS encoding copper homeostasis protein CutC, translating to MDKIVEVCCGSYYDALQAQYGGARRIELNSALHLGGLTPSLATLLKVKDNTDLEVICMVRPRGAGFCYNDEDFEVMKLDAEILLDNGADGIAFGCLDEEGDINIPQTREMIDIIKSYHKTAVFHRAIDCVNDIDEAMNILITLGVDRILTSGLQGKATRGKEMIKYLYDAYGENIEILAGSGINAGNAKKMLDYTGIKQLHSSCKDWHTDSTTSRDEVNFSYHGDDYEVVSQELVEILVELVEGE from the coding sequence ATGGATAAAATTGTAGAAGTATGTTGTGGGAGTTATTATGATGCATTACAGGCACAATACGGTGGAGCTAGAAGAATAGAATTGAATAGTGCATTACACTTAGGTGGCTTAACCCCCTCATTAGCAACTTTATTAAAAGTTAAAGATAACACAGATTTAGAAGTTATTTGTATGGTTAGACCTCGTGGTGCTGGTTTTTGTTACAATGATGAAGATTTTGAGGTAATGAAACTGGATGCGGAAATATTACTTGATAATGGTGCAGATGGGATTGCATTTGGATGCCTTGATGAAGAAGGAGATATTAATATTCCACAAACCCGAGAAATGATCGATATTATTAAATCATATCACAAAACCGCAGTATTTCATCGTGCTATTGATTGTGTTAATGATATTGACGAGGCAATGAACATTTTGATTACTTTAGGGGTAGACCGTATTTTAACGAGTGGCTTACAAGGTAAAGCAACTCGAGGAAAAGAAATGATTAAATATTTGTATGATGCATATGGTGAGAATATTGAAATCTTAGCGGGAAGTGGAATAAATGCAGGAAATGCGAAAAAAATGCTTGATTATACAGGAATTAAGCAGCTTCATAGCTCATGTAAAGATTGGCATACAGACTCCACTACAAGTCGTGATGAAGTCAATTTTAGTTATCACGGTGATGATTATGAGGTTGTAAGTCAAGAATTAGTAGAAATCCTAGTAGAGCTAGTTGAAGGGGAATAG
- the mgtA gene encoding magnesium-translocating P-type ATPase, with amino-acid sequence MRRFNSINERLVFASENKTNQVLDSFETNKMGITNETVKHHSDEFGKNIITKQKKDSILKKIFNAFINPFTAILLILAVVSLFTNVIFAETSEKDPTTVIIIVVMVMISGILRFIQEQRSGSAAEKLIAMISNTTNIKRYGQEAKEIPIDEVVVGDIVYLSAGDMIPGDLRIIEAKDLFISQASLTGESEPVEKFAIETTVGTNVLEAQNLAFMGSDVISGSAVGVVIATGDETMLGRISIDLNKKRELTTFEIGINSVSWLLIRFMLVMVPVVLFINGFTNGDWLDASLFALSVAVGLTPEMLPMIVTTSLAKGSLAMAKEKTIIKNLNSIQNLGAIDILCTDKTGTLTQDEVILEFPLDVHGKIDLRVLRHAFLNSYYQTGLNNLMDKAIINSTLAEQDNDSSLKDLTNKYEKIDEIPFDFQRRRMSVIIQDQDGKVQMVTKGAIEEMLSVCRYVEYLGKVWPLTQKLEKIIINQVEQLNEKGLRVLGVSQKTDQDLVQKCTVSDEKDMVLIGYLAFLDPAKESTAPAIKALKEHGVATKILTGDNEKVTKAICQKVGLNVENILLGQDVAKMGLDKLKEVVETTTIFAKLSPEQKALIIKVLKENGHSVGYMGDGINDALALKASDVGISVDSGVDIAKEAADVILLDKDLMVLEKGLVEGRKVYANMIKYIKMTASSNFGNMFSVLIASAFLPFLPMAPIQLLLLNLIYDIACITLPFDRVDEEYLKIPRTWEASSIGRFMLWMGPISSIFDIMTYVLMFYFIAPIMAGGSYQSLTNPDYFIAVFQTGWFIESMWSQILVIHLIRTAKVPFIQSKPALFVTIFTLLSAFVLTLIPFSHLAKAIGLTSLPAYYFGLLIIIVILYIVLTTVVKRVYLNKYHEWL; translated from the coding sequence ATGAGAAGATTTAATTCAATTAATGAGAGATTAGTTTTTGCGAGTGAGAATAAAACTAATCAAGTTTTAGATAGTTTTGAAACAAATAAAATGGGAATCACGAATGAAACAGTCAAACATCATAGTGATGAATTTGGTAAAAATATTATTACTAAACAAAAAAAAGATTCTATATTAAAAAAAATATTTAACGCTTTTATAAATCCATTTACTGCAATTTTATTAATACTAGCAGTAGTATCTTTATTTACTAATGTGATTTTTGCAGAAACTAGTGAAAAGGATCCAACTACAGTAATCATTATTGTAGTTATGGTAATGATATCTGGAATATTACGCTTTATTCAAGAACAAAGAAGTGGGAGTGCAGCAGAGAAGCTGATTGCAATGATTTCAAATACTACAAATATTAAACGATATGGACAAGAAGCAAAAGAGATTCCAATTGATGAAGTAGTTGTTGGTGATATTGTATATTTGAGCGCAGGAGATATGATTCCTGGAGATTTGAGAATTATTGAAGCTAAAGATTTATTTATTAGCCAAGCAAGTTTAACAGGTGAAAGTGAACCAGTTGAAAAATTCGCAATTGAAACAACTGTAGGGACGAATGTGCTTGAAGCACAAAATCTGGCTTTTATGGGAAGTGATGTAATTAGCGGAAGTGCTGTCGGTGTGGTAATTGCGACAGGTGATGAAACTATGCTGGGAAGAATTTCTATTGATTTAAATAAAAAGAGAGAATTAACAACTTTTGAAATTGGAATTAATTCTGTATCGTGGCTTTTGATTCGTTTTATGTTAGTTATGGTACCTGTTGTTTTATTTATTAATGGATTTACTAATGGAGATTGGTTAGATGCAAGTTTATTTGCATTAAGTGTTGCTGTAGGTTTGACACCTGAAATGCTTCCGATGATCGTCACAACTAGTCTTGCTAAAGGCTCTCTTGCAATGGCTAAGGAAAAAACTATAATTAAAAATTTAAATTCAATTCAAAATCTTGGTGCTATTGATATTCTTTGCACAGACAAAACAGGAACTTTAACACAAGATGAAGTAATTTTAGAATTTCCTTTAGATGTTCACGGGAAAATTGATTTAAGAGTTTTGCGACATGCATTTTTGAATAGTTATTATCAAACAGGATTAAATAATCTAATGGATAAAGCAATTATTAATAGTACGTTGGCTGAACAAGATAATGATTCGAGCTTAAAAGATTTAACAAACAAATATGAAAAAATTGATGAGATTCCATTTGATTTTCAACGACGAAGAATGTCTGTTATTATTCAGGATCAAGATGGTAAAGTACAGATGGTTACAAAAGGAGCAATTGAAGAAATGCTCAGTGTTTGTAGATATGTTGAGTATCTTGGTAAAGTTTGGCCGTTAACACAAAAATTAGAGAAAATAATTATCAATCAAGTTGAACAACTTAATGAAAAAGGTTTACGGGTCTTGGGAGTGAGTCAAAAAACAGATCAGGATTTAGTACAAAAATGTACCGTTAGTGATGAAAAAGATATGGTTTTAATTGGATATTTAGCTTTTCTAGACCCTGCAAAAGAATCAACAGCCCCAGCGATAAAAGCATTGAAGGAACATGGTGTAGCAACAAAAATTTTGACAGGAGATAATGAAAAAGTAACTAAAGCAATTTGTCAAAAGGTAGGATTGAATGTTGAAAATATTTTATTAGGCCAAGATGTTGCAAAGATGGGCTTGGATAAACTGAAGGAAGTTGTAGAAACAACAACAATTTTTGCAAAATTATCACCGGAACAAAAGGCACTGATTATTAAAGTTTTAAAAGAAAATGGACATAGCGTTGGATATATGGGCGATGGTATTAATGACGCATTAGCTCTAAAGGCAAGCGATGTAGGAATTTCTGTTGATAGTGGAGTAGATATTGCTAAAGAAGCAGCTGATGTAATTTTATTAGACAAAGACTTAATGGTTCTTGAAAAAGGATTGGTTGAAGGCCGCAAAGTTTATGCTAATATGATTAAATATATAAAAATGACGGCCAGTTCTAATTTTGGTAATATGTTTTCAGTTTTAATTGCAAGTGCATTTTTACCATTTTTACCAATGGCACCAATTCAGTTATTGTTGCTAAATTTAATCTATGATATTGCTTGTATAACCTTACCGTTTGACCGTGTTGACGAGGAGTATTTAAAAATCCCTCGAACATGGGAAGCATCATCAATTGGAAGATTTATGTTATGGATGGGACCAATTAGTTCAATTTTTGATATTATGACATATGTATTGATGTTTTATTTTATAGCCCCAATAATGGCTGGAGGAAGTTATCAATCATTAACAAATCCTGATTATTTCATTGCAGTTTTTCAAACGGGCTGGTTTATTGAATCAATGTGGAGCCAAATTCTTGTTATTCATTTAATTAGAACAGCAAAAGTACCATTTATTCAAAGTAAACCTGCCCTATTTGTAACGATTTTTACATTATTATCTGCATTTGTTTTAACGCTTATTCCATTTAGTCACTTAGCTAAAGCAATTGGGCTTACTAGTTTGCCAGCTTATTATTTTGGATTATTAATAATAATTGTTATTTTATATATTGTATTGACAACAGTAGTTAAACGTGTTTATCTAAATAAATATCACGAATGGTTATAA
- a CDS encoding AI-2E family transporter — MRNFNLDDDLKRHVKPGLIISAFTVFLIYLLMNLGNIYGMISTLLGTLVYLFYGIIIAYILNQPMKLIEKQITKYCTKTSFLYRKKRGLSIIATLILFICLIVLIASIVIPNLISSLISLISNTSAFLTSVFNNIDDIFIYFNIDFRMENIASVKDLINMPWQDMVGQALDILTRSAGGIMNNATNFLSTFGVVFTGFIFSLYLLGNKETFLRQLRKAIGALCGYKVTCVIFDYAHKTNEVFSNFISGQLVEACILWVLYYVTMKLFNFPYPELIATIISIFSFVPFFGPIAAMFVGAVLILSKDALMAIWFMVYFQILSQLEDNFIYPRVVGNSVGLPGIWVLLSIFVFGDLFGVFGMVIAVPSAACLYSLASEVINMILKKRKLVITENTIEQK; from the coding sequence ATGCGTAATTTTAATTTAGATGATGATTTGAAACGTCATGTTAAACCTGGATTGATAATTTCAGCGTTTACAGTTTTTTTGATATATTTACTTATGAATTTAGGTAATATTTATGGAATGATCAGTACGTTGTTAGGGACGCTGGTATATTTGTTTTATGGGATTATTATTGCATATATTCTCAATCAGCCTATGAAGCTGATTGAAAAACAAATTACAAAATATTGTACAAAAACTAGTTTTTTATATCGAAAAAAAAGAGGTTTATCAATAATTGCAACACTGATACTATTTATTTGTTTAATTGTTTTGATTGCTAGTATCGTAATTCCAAATTTAATAAGCAGTTTAATTTCATTGATCAGTAATACTTCTGCTTTTCTAACATCAGTATTTAATAACATCGATGATATATTTATCTATTTCAATATTGATTTTAGAATGGAAAATATTGCTAGTGTTAAAGATTTAATCAATATGCCTTGGCAAGATATGGTTGGTCAAGCACTAGACATCCTAACTAGAAGTGCTGGGGGAATCATGAATAATGCAACAAATTTTTTATCTACATTTGGAGTAGTATTTACAGGATTTATTTTTTCTCTATATTTGCTTGGAAATAAGGAAACTTTTTTACGACAATTAAGAAAAGCAATTGGAGCACTTTGTGGTTATAAAGTTACTTGTGTAATTTTTGATTATGCACATAAAACTAATGAAGTTTTTTCAAATTTTATCAGTGGTCAATTGGTTGAAGCTTGTATTTTATGGGTGTTGTACTATGTAACTATGAAGCTGTTTAATTTTCCATACCCTGAATTGATTGCTACAATTATTTCAATATTTTCATTTGTTCCATTTTTTGGTCCAATTGCCGCAATGTTTGTAGGTGCAGTCTTAATTTTATCAAAAGATGCTTTGATGGCAATTTGGTTTATGGTATATTTTCAGATTTTATCACAGTTAGAAGATAACTTCATTTATCCGCGTGTTGTTGGAAACTCAGTTGGCCTACCTGGAATTTGGGTTTTATTATCAATTTTTGTTTTCGGTGATTTATTTGGTGTATTTGGAATGGTCATTGCGGTTCCTAGTGCTGCTTGTTTATATTCATTAGCCAGTGAAGTAATTAATATGATTCTAAAGAAGCGGAAGCTAGTTATTACTGAAAATACAATTGAACAAAAATGA
- a CDS encoding alpha/beta fold hydrolase yields MEYLKINSISDKLPLDVIVSAPEHPKAIFQIVHGMCEHKERYLDFIEYLNDCGYVVIIHDHRGHGKSVLDETDLGYFYGEGARAIVEDVHQLTNYIKKKYPNLPVCLFGHSMGSLVVRNYIQKYDHEINALIVCGSPSKNKLAGLGKLLCKAIAMVKGDKYHSKLLQKMSFGAFNKGFDKPNEWICSNSQVVDEYNNNPLCTFTFSVNGFYNLLSLMQNTYKNIDYEANKKLPVLFISGKEDPCLINEKAFNNAVTHLKKQGYQHVISILFEHMRHEILNEKYKETVYSTITTFLVDTMEENDA; encoded by the coding sequence ATGGAGTATCTAAAAATTAATTCAATATCTGATAAATTACCTTTAGACGTAATTGTTTCAGCGCCGGAACACCCAAAAGCAATTTTTCAGATTGTTCATGGTATGTGTGAGCATAAAGAGCGTTATTTAGATTTTATTGAATATTTAAATGACTGTGGATATGTTGTTATCATACATGATCATCGTGGACACGGAAAAAGTGTTTTAGATGAAACTGATTTGGGTTATTTTTATGGTGAAGGTGCCCGTGCAATCGTTGAAGATGTTCACCAATTAACTAATTATATTAAGAAAAAATATCCAAATTTACCAGTTTGTTTATTTGGGCATTCAATGGGTTCTTTAGTTGTAAGAAATTATATTCAAAAGTATGATCATGAAATTAATGCATTAATAGTTTGTGGCAGCCCAAGTAAAAATAAATTAGCCGGATTAGGAAAGTTATTATGCAAAGCGATAGCAATGGTCAAGGGGGATAAGTATCATAGTAAACTATTACAGAAAATGTCTTTTGGTGCTTTTAATAAGGGCTTTGATAAGCCAAATGAATGGATTTGCAGTAACAGCCAAGTAGTTGATGAATATAATAATAATCCGCTGTGTACCTTCACATTTAGTGTAAATGGATTTTATAATTTATTAAGTTTAATGCAAAATACATATAAAAATATAGATTATGAAGCAAATAAAAAACTACCAGTCTTATTTATTTCTGGCAAAGAAGATCCTTGCTTGATTAATGAAAAAGCATTTAATAATGCTGTAACTCATTTAAAAAAACAAGGCTATCAACATGTGATTTCAATTTTATTTGAGCATATGCGCCATGAAATTCTCAATGAAAAATATAAGGAAACTGTGTATTCAACGATTACGACTTTTTTAGTTGATACAATGGAGGAAAATGATGCGTAA
- a CDS encoding isochorismatase family protein yields MRKRCLLIIDVQTALTSQYPVDENKMIEHIRKLIRVCHNQHLEIVYVRHHDEELILNSDGWQIDSRITPRQDDKIFEKEYNSAFKNTNLDAYLKSQGIQDLIIVGMQSEYCIDTSIKVAFELGYRVIVPKDATTTFDNDIISGKVLKQYLEEKIWKNRFAQVIEVDTLLMMIESKLDFKFSYGKTSFKDAALIRQAVFVEEQGFEKEFDKLDNTAYHLVIYKDEQPIAVGRMYFKDKTTMILGRIAAIKEYRGQKLGSKVVTALENKAKELGCLETELSAQQQAQKFYEKLGYKPDGDMYYDEWCPHVTMKKIL; encoded by the coding sequence ATGCGTAAAAGATGTTTATTAATAATTGATGTTCAAACTGCTTTGACGAGCCAGTATCCAGTAGATGAAAATAAGATGATCGAGCATATTCGAAAACTAATCAGGGTATGTCATAATCAACATCTCGAAATCGTCTATGTTCGTCATCATGATGAGGAATTGATTTTAAATAGTGATGGTTGGCAAATAGATTCACGGATTACTCCGAGACAAGATGATAAAATTTTTGAAAAGGAATATAATAGTGCATTTAAAAATACAAATTTAGATGCATATTTAAAATCACAGGGAATTCAAGATCTGATTATCGTTGGTATGCAAAGTGAATATTGTATTGATACTAGTATTAAAGTAGCATTTGAATTAGGATATAGAGTTATTGTTCCAAAAGATGCTACAACGACTTTTGACAATGATATAATAAGTGGAAAAGTGTTAAAGCAATATTTAGAAGAAAAGATTTGGAAGAATCGATTTGCTCAAGTTATAGAAGTTGATACATTATTAATGATGATAGAATCTAAGTTGGATTTTAAATTTAGTTATGGTAAAACATCTTTTAAAGATGCAGCTTTAATTCGCCAAGCTGTATTTGTTGAAGAACAAGGCTTTGAAAAGGAGTTTGATAAGCTTGACAATACTGCGTATCATCTGGTGATTTATAAGGATGAGCAGCCGATTGCGGTTGGACGAATGTATTTTAAAGATAAGACAACAATGATCTTAGGAAGAATTGCAGCGATCAAAGAATATCGTGGGCAAAAATTAGGAAGTAAGGTTGTCACTGCTTTAGAGAACAAAGCTAAAGAATTAGGCTGTCTTGAAACTGAGTTGTCAGCTCAACAGCAGGCTCAGAAATTTTATGAAAAATTAGGATATAAACCTGATGGAGATATGTATTATGATGAGTGGTGCCCGCATGTTACAATGAAAAAGATACTTTAA
- a CDS encoding CDP-alcohol phosphatidyltransferase family protein, producing MNMKDKTKLFNIPNCLCYFRILLIPVFLFVYFNAQWQHHYIIAAFILVLSGISDCLDGYIARKYNMITDFGKLIDPIADKLTQFTIAITLLFTYPLAWVLLIIIVLKDGMLGIVGLYLYDYGLKIKGASWWGKIATAYFYFVVIILIGYHIPDTFASQLMIITSSALMLLSFVLYAKELKQMIKEKDKLVDEQKRN from the coding sequence ATGAATATGAAAGATAAAACAAAGTTATTTAATATACCAAATTGCTTATGTTATTTTAGAATTTTATTAATACCAGTATTTTTATTTGTGTATTTTAATGCACAATGGCAACATCATTATATTATTGCAGCATTTATTCTTGTGCTTTCAGGTATTAGTGATTGTTTAGATGGTTATATTGCAAGAAAATATAATATGATTACAGATTTTGGAAAATTAATTGATCCGATTGCTGATAAATTAACACAATTTACAATTGCGATTACTTTGTTATTTACATATCCCTTAGCTTGGGTGTTATTAATAATAATTGTATTGAAAGATGGAATGTTAGGAATTGTTGGATTATATTTATATGATTATGGCTTAAAAATAAAAGGAGCTTCATGGTGGGGGAAAATTGCAACAGCTTATTTTTATTTTGTTGTAATAATTCTTATTGGGTATCACATTCCTGATACTTTTGCTAGTCAGTTAATGATTATCACTAGCAGTGCATTAATGTTATTGTCATTTGTGTTATATGCAAAAGAATTGAAACAAATGATTAAGGAAAAGGATAAGCTTGTAGATGAACAAAAGAGAAATTAA
- a CDS encoding LiaF transmembrane domain-containing protein — translation MDFRKNAGIVLIILGMILTMDRTKDFQGIVSTIAYYIKGYWPLILCFIGMYILSSPKKKKK, via the coding sequence ATGGACTTTAGAAAGAATGCGGGAATTGTATTAATTATTTTAGGAATGATTTTAACCATGGATCGAACTAAAGACTTTCAAGGAATAGTATCAACGATTGCATACTATATAAAAGGCTACTGGCCTTTGATTCTCTGTTTTATTGGAATGTACATTTTAAGTTCGCCAAAGAAAAAGAAAAAATGA